In Monodelphis domestica isolate mMonDom1 chromosome 4, mMonDom1.pri, whole genome shotgun sequence, one DNA window encodes the following:
- the IFT46 gene encoding intraflagellar transport protein 46 homolog isoform X10 yields the protein MGDNSSDEYEEENNKVPREGIPQPPGHRGKDSDPAPPAPASPKRHHAPSRGPERVGWYIGSQKLRKEKKKTSQMATQRGFSENEDEDEDDDSSETDSDEDDDDEEHGAPLEGAYDPADYEHLPVSAEIKELFQYITRYTPQLIDLDHKLKPFIPDFIPAVGDIDAFLKVPRPDGKPDNLGLLVLDEPSTKQSDPTVLSLWLTENSKQHNITQQMKVKSLEDAEKNPKAIDTWIESISELHRSKPPATVHYTRPMPDIDTLMQEWSPEFEELLGKVSLPTADIDCSLAEYIDMICAILDIPIYKSRIQSLHLLFSLYSEFKNSQHFKALAEGKKAATPPSNPTSQAGDAETLTFS from the exons ATGGGTGACAACAGCAGTGATGAATATGAAGAGGAGAACAACAAG GTCCCGAGGGAGGGCATCCCACAGCCCCCAGGCCACAGAGGCAAAGACTCGGACCCTGCCCCTCCTGCCCCTGCAAGCCCCAAGCGCCACCACGCCCCTTCCCGTGGACCTGAGAGGGTGGGATGGTATATAGGGAGCCAGAAGCTCAGAAAG gagaagaaaaagacatctCAGATGGCCACTCAGCGTGGTTTCAGTGAGAATgaggatgaagatgaagatgatgattcATCTGAGACTGActctgatgaagatgatgatgatgaagaacaTGGTGCCCCTTTGGAAGG tgcatATGACCCTGCAGATTATGAACATTTACCAGTCTCTGCTGAAATAAAAGAGCTCTTCCAGTATATCACTAG GTACACACCACAGCTTATTGATCTGGACCACAAACTGAAACCTTTCATTCCAGACTTCATCCCAGCTGTTGGGGATATTGATGCCTTCTTAAAG GTCCCACGTCCTGATGGGAAGCCTGACAACCTTGGCTTATTGGTATTGGATGAACCATCAACAAAGCAGTCTGATCCTACAGTACTTTCCCTTTGGTTGACAGAGAATTCCAAGCAGCACAACATCACA cAACAGATGAAAGTGAAGAGCCTTGAAGATGCAGAAAAGAATCCCAAAGCCATTGACACTTGGATAGAGAGCATCTCTGAGCTCCATCGTTCTAAACCCCCAGCCACTGTTCACTATACCAG GCCCATGCCAGACATTGACACTCTGATGCAAGAGTGGTCCCCAGAATTTGAGGAACTTTTAGGCAAG GTGAGCCTGCCCACAGCTGACATTGATTGTAGCCTAGCAGAATACATTGACATGATCTGTG ctatCCTGGACATTCCTATCTACAAGAGCCGGATTCAGTCCCTTCACCTGCTATTTTCCCTCTACTCTGAGTTCAAGAATTCCCAG CATTTCAAAGCCTTGGCTGAAGGAAAGAAAGCAGCCACTCCTCCATCTAATCCCACTTCCCAGGCTGGAGATGCAGAGACATTAACCTTCAGCTGA